In Raphanus sativus cultivar WK10039 chromosome 5, ASM80110v3, whole genome shotgun sequence, the following proteins share a genomic window:
- the LOC108860897 gene encoding GATA transcription factor 29-like has translation MRYYNLIFNHFAGIGETVNFAPFPIQPSAPVPVPATPTRSDYVLIDVPARRAVRNSLATGNALDANKKQRRGCGGCCGGRIGWLRKCTNMNCNAVDTPMWRRGPLGPKTLCNACGIKFRKEEERMSKRTF, from the exons ATGAGATATTACAATTTAATCTTCAACCACTTCGCCGGCATCGGCGAGACCGTGAACTTCGCTCCTTTTCCGATACAACCGTCTGCTCCGGTGCCGGTTCCGGCGACTCCTACGAGGAGTGATTATGTTCTGATCGATGTCCCTGCTAGGAGAGCAGTTCGCAACTCTCTAGCGACTGGAAACGCTCTGGACGCAAACAAGAAGCAGCGTCGCGGTTGTGGCGGTTGCTGTGGTGGAAGGATTGGCTGGTTGAGGAAGTGTACGAACATGAACTGCAATGCGGTTGACACTCCTATGTGGCGAAGGGGTCCTCTTGGTCCAAAA ACTCTATGCAATGCTTGTGGGATAAAGTTCAGGAAGGAGGAAGAGAGGATGTCCAAGAGGACTttctga
- the LOC108861886 gene encoding probable histone H2A.2 yields the protein MAGRGKTLGSGVAKKATSRSSKAGLQFPVGRIARFLKNGKYAERVGAGAPVYLAAVLEYLAAEVLELAGNAARDNKKTRIVPRHIQLAVRNDEELSKLLGDVTIANGGVMPNIHNLLLPKKAGGASKPSGDDE from the exons ATGGCTGGTCGTGGAAAAACTCTCGGATCTGGAGTCGCGAAGAAGGCCACGTCTCGTAGCAGCAAAGCCGGTCTCCAGTTCCCCGTGGGTCGTATCGCCCGGTTCTTGAAAAACGGCAAATACGCCGAACGTGTCGGTGCCGGAGCTCCGGTCTACCTAGCCGCCGTTCTCGAATACCTAGCCGCAGAG GTTCTCGAATTGGCTGGGAACGCGGCGAGAGACAACAAGAAGACCAGAATCGTGCCACGTCATATCCAGTTGGCGGTTAGGAACGACGAGGAGCTGAGCAAGTTGCTTGGAGATGTGACGATTGCTAACGGAGGTGTGATGCCAAACATTCACAACCTTCTTCTTCCCAAGAAGGCTGGTGGTGCTTCCAAACCTTCCGGTGATGACGAGTAG
- the LOC130512409 gene encoding uncharacterized protein LOC130512409 encodes MVSLSVCCGLKKGINGEMDNYNEDIKTRKTRFKQRKSKLTSWVLREVSSLESFTANSKVYNTADSKVFTHSLLAKSVLLLTVVYFLYLGGVSGIGTAEHIAENFKHTYKAPIMQTTTRK; translated from the exons ATGGTCAGTTTATCTGTATGCTGTGGGCTAAAAAAAGGAATAAATGGGGAGATGGATAACTACAATGAAGACATTAAGACGAGGAAGACACGGTTCAAGCAACGAAAGTCAAAGCTGACCAGTTGGGTCTTGAGAGAAGTGAGCAGCTTAGAGAGCTTTACCGCCAATAGCAAAGTCTATAATACCGCTGATAGCAAAGTCTTCACTCACTCTCTTCTCGCTAAA agTGTTTTGCTTCTCACAGTGGTTTACTTTCTATATCTTGGAGGAGTCTCTGGAATCGGCACGGCCGAACAT attGCAGAGAATTTTAAACACACGTACAAAGCCCCTATAATGCAAACCACCACAAGAAAATAG